From a single Streptomyces sp. NBC_00237 genomic region:
- a CDS encoding CocE/NonD family hydrolase, whose protein sequence is MNRSAGKPRRTALVLTTACALALSPLALTASETRAEAAQDTASTETAAQDTTSTEAAARDTASPAAASPAPDDGTWPPSTGKGPCEVGSTKDVGARMRDGTVLRADVYRPRTEEKVPVILMRTQYDKKEAEVQPSSYQSPQWFASHCYLVVVQDVRGQYASDGDFYEFAHEADDGYDSVEWAARLPGSNGRVGMYGSSYVGATQWLAAKERPPHLRTIVPDKTSADYYDGWTYEGGAFRLNFVLPWAMRKIVPSAAANRGDWDTYHQVNRDYKDVSKWLATTPYNRLAALRPGDPKAAPYFFDWLKHPTYDDYWRRWAPKENYEKVDIPVLNYAGWYDAFLDGSIQNYQGMTERGGSPGTRANQRLVIGPWDHTGWGRPNSRPAPLLQQIGPAGNSPVNEMMLAWWDHHLKGKDNGVKKNGVDYFVMGANRWRTAPSWPLPQTRWSDYYLSSTGHAAGNTQDGTLSTAPPPANTPPDEYTYDPRNPVPSIGGHSCCTAALSTQGPYDQQQIEQRPDVAVYTSTSLTKDTEVTGPITVKLYARSTAPDTDWTAKLIDVHPDNTAVNLNSGILRASYRESLSDPKPIVPGKVYGYTIKVWPTSNVFKKGHRIRLDISSSDYPQFDPNPNTGSTLRETTRTRTARQTVLHDAAHPSKVTLPVIPDGGRDKGSDTPPQK, encoded by the coding sequence GTGAACCGGAGCGCAGGCAAGCCCCGAAGGACCGCGCTGGTGCTCACCACGGCCTGCGCACTGGCGCTGAGCCCACTGGCCCTGACCGCCTCCGAAACCCGCGCCGAGGCCGCCCAGGACACCGCTTCTACGGAAACCGCCGCCCAGGACACCACCTCCACGGAAGCCGCCGCCCGGGACACCGCCTCCCCGGCCGCCGCGAGCCCGGCCCCCGACGACGGCACCTGGCCCCCCAGTACCGGCAAGGGGCCGTGCGAGGTCGGCAGCACCAAGGACGTCGGCGCGCGCATGCGGGACGGCACCGTGCTGCGCGCGGACGTCTACCGGCCGCGCACCGAGGAGAAGGTCCCGGTCATCCTCATGCGGACCCAGTACGACAAGAAAGAGGCCGAGGTCCAGCCCTCCAGCTACCAGTCACCCCAGTGGTTCGCCTCGCACTGCTACCTCGTCGTGGTGCAGGACGTCCGCGGCCAGTACGCCTCGGACGGCGACTTCTACGAGTTCGCCCACGAGGCCGACGACGGCTACGACAGCGTGGAATGGGCGGCCCGCCTCCCCGGCTCCAACGGCAGGGTGGGCATGTACGGCTCCTCCTACGTGGGCGCCACCCAGTGGCTGGCGGCCAAGGAACGCCCGCCGCACCTGAGGACGATCGTGCCCGACAAGACCTCCGCCGACTACTACGACGGCTGGACCTACGAAGGCGGCGCGTTCCGGCTGAACTTCGTCCTCCCGTGGGCCATGCGCAAGATCGTCCCCTCCGCCGCCGCCAACCGCGGCGACTGGGACACCTACCACCAGGTCAACCGGGACTACAAGGACGTCAGCAAGTGGCTGGCCACCACCCCCTACAACCGCCTGGCGGCCCTGCGCCCCGGCGACCCGAAGGCCGCCCCGTACTTCTTCGACTGGCTGAAGCACCCCACCTACGACGACTACTGGCGCCGGTGGGCACCCAAGGAGAACTACGAGAAGGTCGACATCCCTGTCCTCAACTACGCGGGCTGGTACGACGCCTTCCTGGACGGCTCCATCCAGAACTACCAGGGCATGACCGAGCGCGGCGGCTCGCCCGGGACCCGCGCGAACCAACGGCTGGTCATCGGCCCCTGGGACCACACCGGCTGGGGCCGCCCGAACAGCAGGCCCGCCCCGCTGCTCCAGCAGATCGGCCCGGCGGGCAACAGCCCCGTCAACGAGATGATGCTCGCCTGGTGGGACCACCACCTCAAGGGCAAGGACAACGGCGTCAAGAAGAACGGCGTGGACTACTTCGTCATGGGCGCCAACCGATGGCGCACCGCGCCCTCCTGGCCGCTCCCGCAGACCCGCTGGAGCGACTACTACCTCTCCAGCACCGGCCACGCCGCAGGAAACACCCAGGACGGCACACTGTCCACGGCCCCGCCCCCGGCGAACACCCCGCCCGACGAGTACACCTATGACCCGCGCAACCCGGTGCCCAGCATCGGCGGACACTCCTGCTGCACGGCGGCCCTCAGCACCCAGGGCCCCTACGACCAGCAGCAGATCGAGCAGCGCCCCGACGTCGCCGTCTACACGAGCACCTCGCTGACCAAGGACACCGAGGTCACGGGCCCCATCACGGTCAAGCTGTACGCCAGGTCGACGGCCCCGGACACCGACTGGACCGCCAAGCTGATTGACGTCCACCCCGACAACACGGCGGTGAACCTCAACAGCGGCATCCTGCGCGCCAGTTACCGCGAGTCGCTCAGCGATCCGAAGCCGATCGTCCCGGGCAAGGTATACGGATACACCATCAAGGTGTGGCCGACCAGTAACGTCTTCAAGAAGGGCCACCGGATCCGGCTCGACATCTCCTCCAGCGACTACCCGCAGTTCGACCCGAACCCCAACACCGGCAGCACGCTGCGCGAGACGACCCGGACGCGCACCGCACGGCAGACGGTGCTGCACGACGCCGCGCACCCTTCGAAGGTGACCCTCCCGGTGATCCCGGACGGCGGCCGGGACAAGGGCAGCGACACACCGCCCCAGAAGTGA
- a CDS encoding GNAT family N-acetyltransferase, whose product MTQPRLRRLPKERHDMQDVRPARTADYPTLVRCVQQWWGDSRTPEQARELSLLLPRLFLQHFAHTSLVLEDESGIRAFLVGFHSADHAHEAYVHFVGVDPELRKRGVARRLYTAFFERAAAAGRTEVRAITSPQNTGSIAFHRALGFEPDTGDRTVEGTPVHSDYDGPGQDRVAFRRKLGAPEVRTLEPFTTRAAVPQDFDTVVAVVDDWWGRPASRDLTRVFVNHFYDTSLVAEHDGELAGFVIGFLSPSNPHEAYIHFTGVAPDRRRTGLGRFLYERFFDMARANGRTRVKAITSPQNDRSIAFHRALGFVPSAPIADYDGPSLDRVTFRREL is encoded by the coding sequence GTGACGCAGCCCCGACTTCGACGACTTCCGAAAGAGAGGCATGACATGCAGGACGTACGCCCGGCCCGGACGGCCGACTACCCGACACTCGTGCGGTGCGTACAGCAGTGGTGGGGCGACAGCCGCACCCCCGAACAGGCGCGGGAGCTCTCGCTGCTGCTGCCCCGGCTGTTCCTCCAGCACTTCGCGCACACCAGTCTGGTCCTGGAGGACGAGAGCGGGATCCGGGCGTTCCTCGTGGGCTTCCACTCCGCCGACCACGCGCACGAGGCGTACGTCCACTTCGTCGGCGTGGACCCCGAACTGCGCAAGCGGGGAGTGGCCCGTCGGCTCTACACCGCCTTCTTCGAACGCGCGGCAGCGGCGGGACGCACCGAAGTGCGCGCGATCACCTCGCCGCAGAACACCGGATCCATCGCCTTCCACCGGGCCCTGGGCTTCGAACCGGACACGGGTGACCGCACGGTGGAGGGAACCCCCGTGCACAGCGACTACGACGGCCCGGGCCAGGACCGGGTGGCGTTCCGCAGGAAGCTCGGCGCGCCGGAAGTGCGCACACTGGAGCCCTTCACGACGCGCGCTGCGGTGCCGCAGGACTTCGACACCGTCGTCGCGGTGGTCGACGACTGGTGGGGCCGACCCGCCTCCCGCGACCTGACCCGGGTGTTCGTGAACCACTTCTACGACACCAGCCTGGTGGCCGAGCACGACGGCGAGCTGGCGGGCTTCGTCATCGGCTTCCTCTCCCCCTCCAACCCGCACGAGGCGTACATCCACTTCACCGGAGTGGCCCCCGACCGGCGACGTACCGGGCTGGGCCGCTTCCTCTACGAGCGGTTCTTCGACATGGCCCGTGCCAACGGCCGCACCCGCGTCAAGGCCATCACCTCCCCGCAGAACGACCGTTCCATCGCCTTCCACCGGGCTCTCGGCTTCGTCCCCTCCGCCCCCATCGCGGACTACGACGGCCCCTCCTTGGACCGGGTCACCTTCCGGCGCGAACTCTGA
- a CDS encoding GDSL-type esterase/lipase family protein — protein sequence MGDSITEGWGSGPDWTGYRKPLLPLLQEAGHEIEFVGSKSRAGAPDMRNEGYSGYTIQMLDDIVTRNSLVANAAPDYVLLHIGTNDMRYGLGAGAPDRLEKLIREVHRQAPNAKILLSSIIPLPARPQEPTDTYNAGVQDVAEKLTGEGLPLTYVDMSRALTSADIPDRIHPDITGYEKMAKIWADALNKLIPTPTPTPEPTPTPVPTPEPEPVPTPTPTPTPEPEPTPAPVPTPTPVPTPKPEPVPTPSPTPEPTPTPEPTPTPAPKPMLGKITIRKKDAQTKWSLPGAVFELWREANGRSGLQTIGALPDARVGPACATDRNGVCTFAELLLGAYHLRERDVPEGYRKPSRPVTGPHALTPANAAKGITVTVFNTPDASGKK from the coding sequence TTGGGCGACTCCATCACCGAAGGGTGGGGAAGCGGCCCTGACTGGACCGGCTACCGCAAACCCCTGCTCCCCCTGCTCCAGGAGGCTGGTCACGAGATCGAGTTCGTCGGATCGAAATCCCGGGCGGGCGCGCCCGATATGCGCAACGAGGGCTACTCCGGCTACACGATCCAGATGCTCGACGACATCGTCACCCGAAACAGCCTGGTGGCCAACGCGGCACCGGACTACGTCCTGCTGCACATCGGCACCAACGACATGCGGTACGGCCTGGGGGCGGGGGCCCCGGACCGGCTGGAGAAGCTGATCCGCGAGGTGCACCGCCAGGCGCCCAACGCCAAGATCCTGCTGTCCTCGATCATCCCCCTCCCCGCCCGCCCGCAAGAGCCGACCGACACCTACAACGCCGGCGTACAGGACGTGGCCGAGAAACTGACCGGGGAGGGGCTCCCGCTCACCTACGTCGACATGTCCAGGGCACTCACCTCCGCAGACATCCCCGACCGCATCCACCCGGACATCACGGGCTACGAAAAGATGGCCAAGATCTGGGCCGACGCCCTGAACAAACTCATCCCCACGCCCACGCCCACGCCCGAACCGACGCCGACTCCGGTGCCTACCCCCGAGCCCGAGCCAGTGCCCACACCGACCCCCACCCCAACCCCCGAACCTGAACCGACCCCAGCTCCGGTGCCCACCCCCACCCCGGTACCTACGCCCAAGCCCGAGCCGGTACCCACTCCCAGTCCGACGCCGGAACCGACCCCGACGCCGGAACCGACGCCCACCCCCGCACCGAAGCCGATGTTGGGAAAGATCACGATCCGGAAGAAGGACGCGCAGACCAAGTGGAGCCTGCCCGGCGCGGTATTCGAGCTATGGCGCGAAGCCAACGGCCGCTCCGGTCTGCAGACCATCGGCGCCCTCCCTGACGCCCGCGTCGGCCCGGCCTGCGCCACCGACCGCAACGGCGTGTGCACCTTCGCCGAACTGCTGCTCGGCGCCTACCACCTGCGCGAGAGGGACGTACCCGAGGGTTACCGCAAGCCCAGCAGACCAGTCACCGGACCGCACGCCCTCACACCGGCGAACGCGGCCAAAGGCATCACGGTGACCGTGTTCAACACCCCCGACGCATCCGGCAAAAAGTGA